The region GCGCAGCATCACGCCTTCGCCGCCCAAGGCTTCGATTTGTTTCAGGTGTTGGAACACATGTTCCCGGTTTTTGACCGCTATCTGTTTGATGATGACAATCGGGGCTTTAGGGTGGGCGTGCAGCCATTTTTGCAGCACGGCCAGACGTTGGTAAAGATTTCCTTGGGCGGACGGAACATCGAAGACGTGCAGTTTGATGTCTTGCCAGCTGCCGTTGTGGCGGCGGACGGCGGCGGAAATGTGTTCAAACTGTTGGCGGCCGCTGTACAGTTCTCCGTCCAGCGGATAGGGCGGGAAATCGGCGGTATAGCCTTTGGGCGGTGTGAAGGCATAACCTTGGCGGCTGATGAGTTTGCTGCCGTCCCAATAGGCGCGAACGCCGTCGAGTTTCTCGCTCATCGCCCAGCCTTGAATGTTTTGATTTTTGTATTCTTGTGCCAGCAATAAATCGGCGGCAAACAATCGGCTTGAGATGAAAAGCGCGGTAAAAATGGGTATGATGAGTCTCATGGTGTTCGTTTCCGTTTCTTATAATAATTTAAGAAACTATATTGTATTATACTAGTAGGCCGTCTGAAATATGCATATCGGCCGGGAAGGAATCAAATCATGGCTTTACAGGTTGAGATTATGGCGGTTACGCCGTTTCGTCAGAATTGTTCG is a window of Neisseria yangbaofengii DNA encoding:
- a CDS encoding DNA ligase, with product MRLIIPIFTALFISSRLFAADLLLAQEYKNQNIQGWAMSEKLDGVRAYWDGSKLISRQGYAFTPPKGYTADFPPYPLDGELYSGRQQFEHISAAVRRHNGSWQDIKLHVFDVPSAQGNLYQRLAVLQKWLHAHPKAPIVIIKQIAVKNREHVFQHLKQIEALGGEGVMLRNPNLAYAGGRSDQLLKLKSIQDAECTVTRHYEGKGKNSGKLGAIGCKNQLGEFKIGSGFKDADRLNPPPVGSVITYRYRGFTKKGTPRFATYFRKRSDR